A window of Bacillus sp. SM2101 contains these coding sequences:
- a CDS encoding small acid-soluble spore protein P yields MDENNTKGIRKNAPDGENPGQPEPLDGSKKVKNHNHTRQKHNKGHDM; encoded by the coding sequence ATGGATGAAAATAATACTAAAGGAATTCGTAAAAATGCTCCTGATGGTGAAAACCCTGGTCAGCCTGAGCCATTAGACGGATCGAAAAAAGTAAAAAATCATAACCATACGAGACAGAAGCATAATAAAGGACATGATATGTAA
- the sspO gene encoding small acid-soluble spore protein O — protein MGKRKANHVIPGMNDAKSQGMGAGYNEEMQNEPLTAEQRANNKKRKKNQ, from the coding sequence ATGGGCAAACGTAAAGCAAACCATGTCATCCCTGGTATGAATGATGCAAAATCACAAGGAATGGGTGCGGGTTATAATGAAGAAATGCAAAATGAGCCATTGACTGCTGAGCAAAGAGCAAACAATAAGAAGAGAAAGAAAAATCAATAA